One Primulina eburnea isolate SZY01 chromosome 4, ASM2296580v1, whole genome shotgun sequence genomic window, AAAATAATTACATGACTTTAATTGATTTAACGAAATCTAAAATTTAAAAGACTAAAAAAGTCACACCTCATATGTACATGACTAAAATTGACATTTTGTCATGAATTTTTCCAAAAGGTAtcaaagatattttttttatgaatattgCTATAATTTCTCTTGGACTAAATTCATTTGTGGTGAATTAAAATTTATGTATTTAATTACCAATATAATAgctaaattttttataattatgttGTTAAAGGCACATAAATGTCACAAAGGATTTATTAACaacataattataaaaatttaagaatGATCTTGACAATTAATTACATGATTTTAATCATAAGAACTAAAACTTATCGTTGTAATATATCTACGTGACTATAATtgatttaatgaaatttaaattactAAAAATGTCATATCTATGTACATACATGACTAAAAGGTTTGCCTTAATTTATTTACTTCAAAAGGTATCAAAGATATTTTTTATGAAGATTTTTATCATTCTGTTGGAATAAATTCATTCCTCGTGAACTAAGATTGATGTATTTAATTGTAGATGAGCTAAAACTTAAAACTAAATATACTTAATGAAGGCTTAAACTAAAAACACTTTTAGTTGGATATATTCAAtccatatatttaaaaaaaattaatggcatatcaattgaattcagttcgACAATATATTAGTTTAATGTTCTTTTTCGAaacattttgatttaatttatgtttgataaatattcaaatatattataaataaattttcaaaaaaatatattgatacatacagttttaaatataaaaaaatattgattattttttaaaaatattaaatttaacgACGGAATTTAGCGACATTTTTTCTAATAAATCCATTGCTAAATTTAGTGATAGAATAATTaacataaaaccgtcgctaaaggtCAACGACGGCCGACTTAGTCACAGTGGTAAAATCCGTCGCTGACgaaattagcaacggttttaccGTCACAAACTTTTTTTTAGTGTTAAAAATGAGCAATATGaataaaaaatgtaaaaataacGGTTTCTatttaaaaacttaaaaattcAACTCCagatcttttaaaaaaaaaacaaaccaaTGAAAATAATTGGTACCAACATCAACCAAAAATCCATATCCCTCCAAATATTTTTCACACAGTTAACCAAGAAGTCATCGAGAAAAAAATCAGTTCAAGTACAAaaatgtgtgcgtgtgtttcaACATCTATAATTTGAGCAGAGGTCATCCATGTTTAAAGAATGAATTTTAATTGTGATTTCAGCCACAATAGCAAGCTTGTCATTTTaagcaaaaaaaataatattccagAGATATATAAAAGCACTAGTTTCACAATTGTTGAAAAAAATGAACAACTTCACTTTGCATTCTTGCTTTCCAAGTGTTCGACTCATTTTCACTAGAACAACTGGATAAGAATATCAAACCACATTTTTGTAAACACATTCCAAGGACTAAGCCAAAGTATCACGGGTGCAAGTTATCTTAAAACTTTTTTCATCAATAAGTTGTGCTATCATAATCTAAGCAGTAGAAATTCAATTTTTATAAAGTCCTAAttctttataaaataaaaaaagatgtACAACCTACATAACCACTGCGAGTGTAACATTAATTTATTATTCAAATGGATTATATGCAGTcacaaaatataaatcaatcatAAAAATTATGAGTCTTAACTAAATGCAAGATGCCATACAAATTTAATGTGTAATTATTTCATACTATTAAATAATTAAGCTTGAagttatgattttttatttatttatcataaatcatTTTCTAAGATAGTTTCAGAAATGCAaagatgcgatttgggttaggTCGTCCCCACAGGATCTGGACAGTTGATTTTAAAGAATTTGATGGACCCTGCATAGGAATTGGTGGACCCCGTATATTTGTGATTAAAACTGGACCTTTGATCTTCTCATGAGACAGTATCCCATGAGATATGTTGAAATATTCCTGCGAGTTGTCGgtctttttaattgaattagagttcataaattatatttacatttttaaaaaattacacaaatattttaattcaagATGAAAAATTAGCTAAGCTCGCTTTAAGTCCTCCATTCCTTTtcgtaattatttttatttttaaacaattacataaatattttaattcaagATGAAAGATTACCTGAACTCGCTTTAAGTCCTCCACTCCTTTTCGTAATTTGCATGAGACAAACAAGCAGAAAAAATTACAAaaccattttttattttacacgCGAATTGAAACACAATTTCTATATGCATAAATTCAATATTAATTTCATCCTTAATACACAGGTTTTCTCAAGAACACAGGGCTGCAAGTGACGATGGTGTCTTTGGCAACTTTTCTGAGAGAATTGAGGTTTTCTCAGAAGCAAACGCCCGCAGGTGACGATGATGTCTTTGACAACTTTTCTAAGAGTGGATCCCAAATGATTCCCTCATTTCCCTGCTCACTACAACGACCAACACTCACAGGAGCCTCAGTCACCTTGGTCACGAGATTTGCCTTCTCGGCCTTGGCTCTCAGTCGAAGGCGCTCAGCTCTCGAGCCAATGACCTGCCCCAGTATTGAACCAGCAACAGTCAAGGCCATTGCTGTTTTTGGCATCAATACAGATTTCCTGAGCATGGCTATGAACGGGATTGCAGCATGCACTGCAGTGAACCAAGATAGTGAGAACTTTTTGGTATGCTCTCTCCAAGCCCCCAGTGGGATATTAGCTATGATGCCTAGCATGCCTATCACGAATACCTTTGCAGGTAATGGCTGTGGACGCATGGTTTTGACAAGGGCAGTCTTGGCGAGGGCAGCCCTAGCTGCGACTACTGTGGAGGGGCATTTGAGCTTGATTCCAGGTGGTGGCTGAAGGGCTGTTGCCACGAGGGGAAGGACTCCACTCACTGCTCTATAGGACTTGGCAATTGGACAGTTTCCAGCTTTCAACCACTCGTTTCCGAGTGTCTCGTGCTTCGAAGAATCACCCTAAATTGCATATGGAAGATCCATTTATTAGTAACCTGAACTGGTGAGTATTTCACCAAACAAGTGTTTGAACAGACACCTAAAAGCTAAAAACCATTTATTAGTAACCTGAACTGGTAAGTATTTCACTAAACAAGTGTTTGAATAGACCTAAAAGCTAAAAACATTTAGTCCTGTTCTAGGAATGTATAGATATCGTCAAACTAAAAGCTAAAACATTTAGTCGTGTTCTAGGAATGTATAGATATGTACAGAAGAAACAAACGTAAGGACAATtctcatcaacatcaatttaagAAGGTGCGCACATCATCAAAGAAAGAAGGTGTGAAGAACATCAGATAAATTcgtatttaataatttttttttgaagataAATGAAATGAAAGTACACATTCAACATCCAACTATTGATTGCTTAAAGTTTAGAAAGTCAGAATGTGAATGCATCAGAGCTTTCAGTATGACTGTTTTTTACAGCACCAACGAGATTATAAGCTAAATTCTTTACAGAACTTTCATTAGTATCACCTTGTAGGAGCAATAACAGAATGGTTcccaaagaacataccttagaTGACAGCTCTTCCTTTCCTGATGACTCAGGCGTCTTATTCTGAATCTTCCCAAAAAAGGAATGGAAACCAAAGGGCCCTCCTGGTCCAAATGCTGACATACTGATGGAGGCAGCTTTTGAGGCCAAAGGATTGAATTCTCGCACAGCATCTGTGTTAAGATTGTCAACAGGAAGTTGTGAGTTTCCTGAGAGAGGAACAACCCCATCTTTCCCGTGAAAAACTTTGAATGCCAAatcaaagttggagccatcttCAAATATTGGGCCTCTGGCTCCCCTCAActgaaaatataaacaataaaagaCGGTGGCTGTCATAAAGCTGTACTTATGATACAGTAAAGAAAAGAAAGATAGTGAGAAGTAGAATACAAAACAGAAAAGAGTAAGGAACCTATAAAAATTGTGTTTAAgttgaaatattttcaaaatggatgGACAACTAAGAGTTgtttaaaaaatcaaacaaGAAGAACTTACAGGAGCGGGAAAATTCAGAGAAGAAAACGAAAAGTTGGTTGGCTGATCGATGTTCCTCAAGAATGGACATTTCTGAATGTCCTGTTTGCTCAAATAACAATCAGATGTATCCTCATTCAGCCGCTTGCACAAAAATTCCATTGACATTCTTCTCAGAGCTATTTATCCGCAGCTGAAAATTTTCTGCTTATTTAGCATTtataaatgaaaataatatCACAGAAAGTCAACAtgttcataaatatttgaaattcaatatCTCGCTCACGTGACTTGAAAAGAGTGTCACTTTGTCTCTTTCGCTCGTCAAAGAGTggcaataataaataatatgttcAAATAGATAAAGCAACAAACTAAAATATCTAGATCCTAAAAAAGGAACAAAAACTCGGAAAAGCATTTAGTCTGTTATCGAAAAAATGAAATTTGCCAACTGCCATCTCCGAACTGTAACTGGACGAAAATCCAGAAGTTTGGATATATatagaaaaaaaattgactcCCCTCCCTCATTATTCTACAAGTCAAAGAAATTGGAAGATGCGAGTTTAAACGATAAGCTTAAGAGAAGAGCTAAAGCCTAAAAAAAAGCCTCTAAGTGGAAGTGGCCCTCTGGCTTATTAACAACTCCACATTTTATAGTGGAGATAATGTGGGACATGTTATATTACCCATACTTTGAAAACCGATGCCTACGGCAGCTACTTTGGACAGTTTTTACTCATCTAATAACATTCGGCGCAAACATTTTATTCTAGCCTACAATGTAAGCAACAGCGACATTCTTGATACTGACCCAATCAAAGCTTTTTCCCCAGTTATCACTTCCACTGCATTAACTCTCAAAAGGAAAACAAATGTCAGGGCAATAAGCCcaagtgaagatctcaaattcgAAACAAGTAGGGTTCAATGTGTAGCCAATATGGGAAAGGTAATGTGCATAGAAGTAAACATTTTGCTTTGCAACAATAGCTATGATTATTATATCTTTGAGCAAGAAGTAGATTATCCGAAGGAACCTAGCACCTTCCCCCTTTCATTACTGTAATTTAGGATGGAACATAAACAACTGAAATAATGGGAAATGATGCAGCCTCACCAATTTTGAAGTTAATAAACCACTATACAACTGTCTCAAGTCCTATGATGTGTTTAGATCCCAAACAAATAAATAACTCATCCGGTGAACGCAACAATATGTGGCCAACCTAAAAAACAATTGAAGTATAGCTACCATGCATCGTCTCGTTTTGTATAAATCTCTGGACAATTGTCCAAAGCATTGCACTCGGTTCAAATTTAACACACTTTGCATGATTTCCAACTCTAAGGACTGAATTCCAAATACAGACACATTTGGACAAACTCCCACTGAAAGTATAACAAAACACCAATGTTTTAGCAAAGTAGCGATCAACTGTAATAATATATGAATTGATATAGCTAATTGACTAACAAAAGTTAACGATGAATAAAGCAACTAGATGAGAAAACACGCACCAAATGGACTACATTGTAAAATCAACTATCGGACGGAATTTCCCATGAACATCTAAATTCAATGCTTGAATCAAAATCCATCAaaaaatgcaacataaaaaacTACGAAAAGCATAAATTTTTCAGACTTCAGTGAAAATGGACAAATAGTAAAGAAAATCGAAACACTACAATCGAGCTAGATCAAAATTAAGAGAACAGAGATCAATCAAAGAAAATGCGGAAGGAATAATGACTCTACCTGAAGATCAGGGGGGGCTGCACCAGAGCTCCGGCGTAGTGGGAAACGTGTGGTCAGCACAGAGACTACAGAAAGGAAGAAAGTGTGGTGGGATTTTTGTAACTGACCGAGGAGCACGTGGCACGTTTAGGACTGGATACTTGTTCAACCGGTCAAATGGAATCGATACTTAATGTTGCCGGTCCAATGAGTGGTTCAACCGAAACCTCACCTGTAGAATGGGTTTGGTGGGGATTTGGGCCATCCGGTGAATGCTTAAACCATCCACGTGGCATTCTGTTAGCCCAATTAACAtttgttaaattaattaaaaataccaaAAAATATTTGTTCCATAAATATTTGCTTTTACAAGGTTTATGAATTTATATTCATGTCGGActcatatcaaatattaaaataatttttacataataatttttttcctgATTGATTAGAATTTTAGTATTTGGttgaattaaataaatgtaTTTGTCAATATTACGTAAATTGTTAATAATATTTGGCCCGTTTTATGATCCATTTTAGGATACTATTGATCTTCTAAATCGGCAAAGATTATAAACCTTAAATTTAACGTAATATTGATTATTAATCttcttatttattcattcaaccaaacacaccctaagagtttttgtattctttttttgttgaagtcaaaatttcaaatatagACAATTTGGCCTCACAATTGAAGTTCCCACCTCAACATGTGACCTAAACTATTTGTTAAAATTAGGTAAGGGACTCTTATTTAATACACAATTTGttaaaattctttttttttttattattttcaatatcaCATTTTATAGGTATCGGTAAAACTACTTAGTTTATTTTAGCTAATTTATTGGAGTAATTTGTCTAAATTGTATCAtactttttaaaattcaaatctaTGCAATATGTTTAAACTTatcagaaaattaaataattttgaaatttgatcGCAATATctctctaaaaaaaattaatattgctTGTGTGTGCCTTGTTTTGTAATCCCCAAACAACTCCCTCTTCTCTTTTTAAAAGCACATAAAATCAaatttatgcataaaaattacAAACTTATTAAGAActacaaaattttaaatttgattttaaacTTGGTTTTAAATttactttgaatttttttaaaaaaattacttataAAAAGCAcgtattaaataataataataataataaagatatATATGGCAGATTAGATCACttaagggtgtgtttggttgaatggattaaataaggatagattaatagtcaaatatttatcgttaaaattttaaattgttttaataatcattttgatccggtttaagatccaattttatggataactatttgattaataaaattggatcttaaatcgggtcaaaatgattattaaaacatcttaaaattttaacgataaatatttgactattaatctatctttatttaatccacccaaccaaacacaccttaaagatatatatataaaataatttacgACCAAATCGTAAATTTTCACCCTTTTGGCGGCCATGCAGTCTTTAAGTGATCTAATCTGCCGTCACCTTTTTCATTAATTACTTTGctgcaacatatatatatatatatatatatatatatatatatatatatatatatatatataa contains:
- the LOC140831148 gene encoding uncharacterized protein, whose product is MSMEFLCKRLNEDTSDCYLSKQDIQKCPFLRNIDQPTNFSFSSLNFPAPLRGARGPIFEDGSNFDLAFKVFHGKDGVVPLSGNSQLPVDNLNTDAVREFNPLASKAASISMSAFGPGGPFGFHSFFGKIQNKTPESSGKEELSSKGDSSKHETLGNEWLKAGNCPIAKSYRAVSGVLPLVATALQPPPGIKLKCPSTVVAARAALAKTALVKTMRPQPLPAKVFVIGMLGIIANIPLGAWREHTKKFSLSWFTAVHAAIPFIAMLRKSVLMPKTAMALTVAGSILGQVIGSRAERLRLRAKAEKANLVTKVTEAPVSVGRCSEQGNEGIIWDPLLEKLSKTSSSPAGVCF